The window GTATAGGTTGTGCATTTTATCACACGACAGACTAACAAACATAATTCGGGGATAAAAAGTGTTTTATCATAAAATGTATCATATACATAATGTTTTGTtcttagaaattttaataatagcAAACAAATTTAGGTTCTTCTTTTCAACAAAGCATGTTGCTATTCAATTTAtctttctcctttctttttcaTCCGTGCTCACCTAGTTGAACATGATAGATGGTGAATTATCCTTATCTCTAACAATTTTTCTATTCATTTGCCTCAATAaacatacaaaattttataatcacATAGAAACCTGTATTAAGAATAAGGGAAAGCTACAAAGTTATACTAAAGCTAGATATGAATTGTCTGCTTATGCTCCTTTCTAAATATTGTTTTAGTAATCATCTGactaaaatataacattaaaaggCAAAGGCCCTACTATACTTACAAATATTGTCCAGAATATAGAGCATGAAACTCATTCAATAAGAGTTTCGTGCAAGTCATTACTAAAACTCATTCTCTCACCCTTTTTGgctaaaaatagagaaaaagggATCGAGGAACAACAAAAGAATTTAGTATGTAGCCCACTTTGTTGCATTAACTGACTCCAAAAGTaatgtttctgttcatttaacAGATGACTAATAGAACTGAcatcaatcaaagaaaaaattacCAAAGAGGTACTCTTCTTTGCAGCCTTGTGCTCAGAATCTTTTCTTCCCCAGCTGTTTCGGAATGCGTTCCCAATACGATGTTtgctttgttgtttttcagatggTTTCTTGTCCATAAAAGAATTGTAGTATGAAGTGCTACTCTGAGCAAGAGCAAGTGATATGCTTCTTCCTTGAGATGGGATAATGGGGCATGACAAATTGTCATCACAGTCGACAAATTGCTGCATCTCATATTTTCTCCTGAGAAATCAAATAGTATATTTCCAAATCAGAATAATGTAAATTCCTCCACacaaaaaaagacattttgTTTCCTTATAGTTACCGAATAAATTCAGAGCGCTCCTCAATGGATGAATGTGGTTTTGGTTTTCTTATGTTACTTGGAAGGCAAGCTTCGtacttcttatttaataatgtaTTGCCACCCAACTTTGCTAATGCATCAACTTGTTCATCTGTCCATTCATCTAGCTTCAGTGATAGAACCTACAATAGCTTCAAATTGTGTTAGAATTTCTTTGTTCAGTGTGCCAGTTATTAATGCACAAATAACTTGGTGAATGGTGGCTCATGAAATGGGGACAAGGGGTTCAATATTCCCCTCCCATCacattaaaataagataaagtcAAACATGGAGTGCTTTCATATGAGTGATTAAGATCaagtttggataaacttctcaataaatatttataaaagaagataaattaataaagaaataaattaaatttctctcataAGTTAAAACTAACTTATGTATCTCAAGTCTTTCTAGAGCTTtctggtctaatttttttaagttgagatgcataagttatttttaatttatgagagaaaattgatttattttaccactttaattctttttgttttctttttacgtATTTGTTGAGAAGTTTACTAAAACTGACTCTAATAACTGATTTTGATTAAAGATTCTTAAGAATATGCAATATATATTCACACTGACTttctgtttaatttaattttaagctaccgaagtttatttcattttgtctATTTCTTGTTGACAGTAGTTTAAGATGACattgatttattaattagatAAAGTTGTAGTTTTACATGGAACTCGCTTTGAGTATTAGCAATCTTAATTTGTGACCTTTTTCAATCTAGCaagtatttttcttaatattatgTCATGTGATGtaagattaatatttttctatttgctAATGATTATTGATGAGCACATATAAAAAGGTATGCCACTAGTTGTAATTTAAGAAGGTTTGATACACAAGATATACTAGAGCACATTATAAAATAAGAGAGTACAGTAATCTGTCCTCTGAACACACACATGTTTCTGAGAGAGTGGAAATAGTGCATAtgtaattttaacataattctTTTAATGCAAGCATATAGTTATTTTCTGCAAATATGTatgtttgtgtgtgtatatCGGTTCGTTGTGAAATCCAACAACCTTCTTATTTTTCCCTGAAGCATAATAAATGAATCTAATCAAATGATAATTTCACTAACAAATTATCAGAAAAAATTTGCTAGAAATATACCTTTGATATGTGGACTCCTAGACTTCTATGTATGCCAGAACACTTGATGCAAATAAATACTCCAAGACTTGAAGACCTGATGTTGAACAAATTTATCACATCTAAACAAGTGCGAGTAATATCAGctattaattttaagatatgaCTAACTTCTCAATGAACTCTGAATACAACATTccatatcttaaaaaaatttgagcAATTTTGCACAAattgttctttttatatatattctaatttttgtattaatcaTTGTTCCTAGTTTGTAAATCCACCATATATAATTCTTTCAAcatgattttaatttgaaaatatgttgccttaataattattaacattaaatttatgcCTTTCTCCACTAGAATCTGGAGAttttaaagaatatataaatgtgattttagacttgattaatttgttatatacaCTCATTAGTACCAATGATAGCCATGGTCTACAAAACCTATGGTTTGTATATTTACCCAATAAAATCTTATCCCTTAGCTTGAATTTGAAAACTTAAGTCACCGAGATAAGAATCACATGTAAAGACAAAACAAGTTAAAATTGTTGTTGCTAGTTTAGTCAAGTTTAAATAACCTTAAAGCATGTTTATCTTAgaaaatgcaagaaaaaattcttttggtaagacattaaaataacatttagttCATGATTGAATTGATGATGATGTATATAATCATGAAAGATAAACAAGCCAAACAAACTAAATTCCTGTAAAAATTCAGGCAAATACATACACCCATCTTGGCTCTGGTGTTCCACAATCAGCGCAAAACTTGTTTCCAGCGTGATGCATAAGATCTGCTATCCTTTTCTGTGGACCTAGTAATTGGTAAAAATGATGAAAAGGAATAAGatataagctaaaattaatCAAGTAACGAGGCATATGAGGTTAATAACTAAAGTTGAATCCTACATGTAGACAAACTATCTATACATGTTGcacttataaataattttctttcagTATTATACAACATAGTCACATATATATTCCAGGAACATTaatcctttattaatatataatgtaatttatGGTATTGCATTCTATAAGGAATACAAATTTATTCAATCCCTAATGCCAAATACAGTAGCTAGCACAATATGGTTGACATGAATTTTCTaagaagaaataaagaattATGAGGAATCTTTGATTCAtagattaatattattatttatcatgtctaaaaataattatcatagaGGAGAGTGCATATTGATAGTAATATGGAAGACATTGAATTATCAGTTGCCTTTAGGTAAAAATTACACTCAACATTTATTGCCTCTTCTATAGAGTAGCTATGTCCTAAATTGATTTCTGAAAAGTACTAAAAAATTTCGACATGCATTATGACTCTGATGAAGTTCTTTGAatacatttttgaaattttataatgCCATTCTTTTTTAACTTCCTCGCTAAATTGCTAATTGCTCTCCAAATGAAGATGAGCACATTTGATTGTAAAGATAATGACCACTCTCAAGATGCTTTGGGACTCATTAAAAAACTAAAGATATAAAATAGATGATACATCACACACAACCTTCTGTGAGagcataaaaaacaaaaataattttgaattgttgATGACTCATTTCTATTATGGAGTCTTAAACCTGAACTATAATCTTACTCCATGTTTTGCATATACTAGTTCGTGTTCTAGGAGAATTTTTTGTGTGATGCTTAACTAAAACCAAGGATCATTTAACTATCATCAATATTTCACCTTTGATATCATGACATGGTACAAAGCACAACATCTTAAGTATCTACTATATCCTCAGAAATCATAATAAGAAACCAAAAGATTTAGCCAGAAATTCCTAGGAAGTAGGACAATTGTTCCCTAGTTACTTAAAATTCATTCTCCAATTCCTTAGAGGAAAGGCATTTGCATTATCCCTTCTCACCCATCAAGTGGTCTATCATCGAAGATTTTTCACAAAAGGAGCATGCTAGGGGTCGGGGGTGAGAAATTGAATGAAATAATTCTATGATAGCGATGATTATCTTCATGTGCACAAAATCTatcattctatttatttatatatttattttttgaagggGGAGAAGatgtttaaaaaaagattataaactCTTACATATTACATCTTTTGTCTCAGGATTTTCATGTTGTATAGACATATCTGGCCTCTAATATTTGGAACCCAACGGGCCTCCAATATCTGAAACCCAAAGGAAAATATGGTGCTACAATCTGTGACCAGCCATATGTCAGTTGCTTCTCTGCATGCAAATACAATGCATTGCACGTATTAAATTTACAGCTTGCACATGGGATATGCAAACCAAAATGAATAAACGTCAATGGTGGCCAAGAGGTTGCAAATTGCAATGGCATATCCATTGAagatataaaaagaaacaacttTTGAACAGAAATTCTTACATATTAGAATATATCTTTTTCCtcttaaattttgtgaattaagAAGAAGCCAAAAATGAATTCTTTTTCTGCACTGCAACAAACCAAAATGATGTTTAAACCAAATGGATAAATCAAACATATCATATCCAATTAATGGGGTTGTGAATGATTGAAATAACATACCTGAGTCTGGAAATATTCAAAAGGGTCTTTGAGAAAATTGGTTTTTGTCAACCAATGAAGGTGAAAGCTTGAAGCTTTGATAAATATGCattgaataagaaaataaagaaacttGGAAATTCATTTGACAAGCAAAATGTGATGGTTTTTGGAAGTGGCAACAAATCACAGGTTTCGGGGAAACGAGACAGATctgaattttgttttgttccTAACAAACTTTATAATtctagaagataaaaataaatataaatccaTAGGCATTAAAGGTTAACGTGGAATTTGCTATAGATTCTAGGCAATGAATTgactttttttaaatgaataattaacagGATTGACACACCAACTAACGAACATGAATGTGTACACCCTAGCATGGCGTGTATCTTGACATGTGTAGTACATGAAAAACTTGGCAAATATTCAAGAAGAACACACAGTCAATATCAACTATGCAAAAGGCTAGCTAccacccaaaaataaaaatttccatctttttcttttccaagtcaatattaaaaaaatctttattttccgTCCTTAAACTTgagtaaattaaatttgaattttgaatggcACTTTAACAATTTGAATGCCTCTTCTTAAGATTTTAATGATTCTATATTTAGTTTGGGAAATAAatagttgttttgttttaaaaatatttattcagcAACAACAACTACTTTTACAAAGGTCTTTAAAGTATTTatgtcaaataatttttatgacgTGTGTTTACTTgtgtcaaataatttttatgaccTGTTTACTTTTCAATTACATAATTACCactttattttcaatttgtttcgggccagttttcgaagatttttacatgaaacaaattaaaaacgatgtaacaattttataattaaaaagtgaaaatagaaaatgaaaaaataagtaAACTTATGACGATCTCCCAATTCTTGcagaataataaatatttacaatctctaaatatatgttaatattatcacttaattcatataattttttttaaattttgactaatttaattgtggattta of the Glycine max cultivar Williams 82 chromosome 13, Glycine_max_v4.0, whole genome shotgun sequence genome contains:
- the LOC100789552 gene encoding probable ADP-ribosylation factor GTPase-activating protein AGD11, whose product is MSIQHENPETKDVICPQKRIADLMHHAGNKFCADCGTPEPRWVSSSLGVFICIKCSGIHRSLGVHISKVLSLKLDEWTDEQVDALAKLGGNTLLNKKYEACLPSNIRKPKPHSSIEERSEFIRRKYEMQQFVDCDDNLSCPIIPSQGRSISLALAQSSTSYYNSFMDKKPSEKQQSKHRIGNAFRNSWGRKDSEHKAAKKSTSLAGMVEFVGLIKVNVVKGTHLAIRDVMTSDPYVILSLGHQSVKTRVIKSNLNPVWNESLMLSIPENIPPLKVLVYDKDTFSTDDFMGEAEIDIQPLVIAAKAYEKSNINESMQLGKFVASNDNTLVRDGIISLDEGKIKQEISVRLQNIERGELELELECVPLTQ